Proteins encoded by one window of Candidatus Zixiibacteriota bacterium:
- the gmd gene encoding GDP-mannose 4,6-dehydratase, whose product MRALITGITGQDGSYLAEFLLEKGYDVYGMVRRNSTENFERINHIRDRINLMHADLFDQLSLIRVLQEAKPDEVYNLAAQSFVPTSWLEPVLTGEFNGLGVTKILEAIRLVDKKIRFYQASSSEMFGKVQEVPQTEKTPFYPRSPYGVAKVYGHWITVNCRESYGLHACSGILFNHESPRRGLEFVTKKITDGVARIKLGLADELRLGNLDAKRDWGFAGDFVRAMWLMLQQDSAEDFVIATGENHSVEEFVRMAFEHVNLDFKQFVKTDPKFVRPAEVDILLGDSSRARKKLGWEPRVPFEQLVLMMVDSDLQKHRKIIESK is encoded by the coding sequence ATGCGTGCTTTGATCACCGGTATAACTGGACAAGATGGTTCATATCTTGCAGAATTTCTCCTTGAGAAGGGTTATGATGTTTACGGCATGGTTCGCCGTAATTCGACAGAGAATTTTGAGAGAATCAACCACATTCGCGACAGAATCAATCTGATGCATGCTGATCTGTTTGATCAGCTTTCGCTCATCAGGGTCCTTCAGGAAGCAAAGCCAGACGAGGTATATAATCTTGCCGCACAGTCATTTGTACCGACCTCATGGTTGGAGCCGGTTCTTACTGGCGAGTTCAACGGACTCGGTGTCACAAAGATCCTTGAGGCAATCAGGCTAGTTGACAAGAAAATCCGTTTCTACCAAGCGTCATCATCTGAGATGTTCGGTAAAGTGCAGGAAGTTCCTCAGACTGAGAAGACGCCGTTCTATCCGAGAAGTCCATACGGCGTTGCGAAAGTCTATGGCCACTGGATCACAGTGAACTGCCGCGAGTCATACGGTCTCCATGCATGTTCCGGCATCCTGTTCAACCATGAATCGCCAAGACGCGGCCTCGAATTTGTCACGAAGAAGATCACTGATGGCGTAGCGAGAATCAAACTCGGTCTCGCCGATGAGCTTCGACTCGGCAATCTTGATGCGAAACGCGATTGGGGTTTCGCCGGAGATTTTGTCCGGGCGATGTGGTTGATGCTCCAGCAGGACAGCGCCGAGGATTTTGTCATCGCGACCGGAGAGAACCACTCGGTCGAGGAGTTCGTGCGCATGGCATTCGAACATGTCAATCTCGATTTTAAGCAGTTCGTGAAGACAGATCCCAAGTTCGTTCGTCCCGCCGAGGTTGATATTCTTCTCGGGGACTCCTCTCGCGCCCGCAAGAAACTAGGATGGGAACCTAGGGTGCCATTCGAGCAGCTTGTCCTCATGATGGTCGATTCCGATCTCCAAAAGCACCGGAAGATCATCGAAAGCAAGTAA
- a CDS encoding GDP-mannose 4,6-dehydratase → MRALVTGIVGFAGSHLAAELLDAGYELYGTQLQGESRQRLEGITSSISISTVDLTDHAATRRLVRRVKPDAIFHLAAISAVGYSFKNPRRTFDVNVNGTLHLLEALREIGTAKSIVVVTSSDVYGVVRPSDLPIKESTPLVPITPYGVSKAAADMLGYQYFRSYGLPIMRARAFNHTGPKQDQGFVVADFCRQAALIESDRLRPVLTVGNLEAKRDISDVRDIVKGYRLIAENGKPGEVYNLCSGKSHRIKSILDNILKMITLDVRIELDPKLLRPSEIPNLVGDLTRARRAVGYKPKYELTGTLADTLSYWRKAVRRNKI, encoded by the coding sequence ATGCGCGCTCTTGTCACCGGTATCGTTGGATTTGCAGGATCGCACCTTGCTGCTGAACTTCTTGATGCCGGGTATGAGTTGTACGGCACGCAGCTTCAGGGCGAGAGCCGCCAACGACTGGAGGGGATCACGAGTTCTATTTCTATCTCGACGGTTGACCTGACCGATCATGCCGCCACAAGAAGGCTCGTGAGAAGGGTAAAGCCGGACGCGATATTTCATCTGGCAGCCATCTCCGCTGTCGGATATTCGTTCAAGAATCCGCGTCGCACGTTTGATGTCAATGTCAACGGCACATTGCATCTTCTCGAAGCGCTACGCGAGATAGGCACAGCCAAGAGCATCGTCGTTGTTACATCTTCGGATGTCTACGGCGTTGTGCGTCCCTCAGATCTTCCAATAAAGGAATCGACGCCCCTGGTACCAATAACACCATACGGTGTTTCCAAAGCCGCTGCTGACATGCTTGGCTATCAGTATTTTAGATCCTACGGGCTGCCGATAATGCGAGCGAGAGCTTTCAATCACACGGGACCGAAACAGGACCAGGGATTTGTCGTCGCTGACTTCTGCAGACAGGCTGCGCTCATCGAATCGGATCGTCTGCGGCCGGTACTCACGGTCGGCAATCTTGAAGCAAAACGGGATATATCGGATGTCCGGGATATAGTCAAAGGATACAGGCTTATAGCCGAGAACGGCAAACCGGGCGAAGTGTACAATCTGTGTTCCGGCAAATCTCACCGAATAAAATCCATCCTTGATAATATACTAAAGATGATTACGTTGGATGTAAGGATTGAACTTGATCCGAAGCTGTTACGACCTTCGGAGATACCTAATCTGGTCGGAGATCTTACGAGGGCAAGGCGGGCAGTTGGATATAAACCTAAGTATGAGTTGACAGGAACTCTTGCGGATACTCTTAGTTATTGGAGAAAGGCTGTACGGAGGAACAAGATTTGA
- a CDS encoding nucleotide sugar dehydrogenase, producing the protein MKTLEAKIRDHSAVVGVIGLGYVGLPLAVEFAEEGFKVIGFDISKEKCKLISAGKSDILDVSSERVKAQIKIKNFVATGDFTKMKQVDCVAICVPTPLSKTKDPDVTYILSAVNEAKNHLHKDMLVVLESTTYPGTTEELIRPLLEEKGFTVGTDLYLAFSPERIDPGNEKYGTKNTPRIVGGCTPKCCKMAKLFYEQVINHAEAVSSTQAAEMVKLLENTFRSVNIALVNEVALMCDRLKIDVWEIIDAASTKPFGFMPFYPGPGLGGHCIPIDPHYLAWKLKSLNYYSRFIELAGDINSHMPEYVVDRVTRALNARGAALRGAKVVVLGVAYKRDISDVRESPALDVMKLLDNQGAKISYCDPYVPVVHFDDGDKKSVKLTAGLLQSADIVVVLTDHTNFNYQWIADNSQLIFDTRNACKRVRNGKKKIIRL; encoded by the coding sequence TTGAAAACGCTGGAAGCCAAAATACGCGACCACTCCGCCGTTGTAGGAGTGATAGGACTAGGATACGTAGGGCTTCCTCTCGCAGTGGAATTCGCGGAGGAAGGTTTCAAAGTCATCGGATTCGACATTTCCAAGGAGAAGTGCAAGTTAATCAGCGCCGGGAAATCGGATATTCTGGATGTGTCGAGTGAGCGAGTCAAGGCTCAGATAAAGATCAAGAATTTCGTAGCCACGGGCGACTTCACGAAAATGAAACAGGTCGACTGCGTGGCGATATGCGTTCCGACCCCCCTTTCCAAGACCAAGGATCCTGATGTCACCTACATTCTCAGCGCTGTGAATGAGGCGAAGAACCACCTCCACAAAGATATGCTTGTGGTTTTGGAATCGACAACCTATCCCGGCACGACAGAGGAACTGATCAGACCGTTGCTTGAAGAGAAAGGATTCACAGTCGGGACCGATCTGTATCTTGCATTTTCGCCCGAGAGAATTGATCCGGGAAATGAGAAGTACGGAACCAAGAACACACCGCGCATTGTTGGTGGGTGCACTCCGAAATGCTGCAAGATGGCGAAACTGTTCTACGAGCAGGTCATCAACCACGCCGAAGCCGTATCGTCAACTCAGGCTGCTGAGATGGTCAAACTTCTGGAAAACACTTTCAGGTCGGTTAACATTGCACTGGTCAATGAGGTCGCACTCATGTGTGACAGACTGAAGATCGACGTCTGGGAGATTATTGACGCGGCATCGACCAAGCCATTCGGATTCATGCCGTTCTACCCCGGCCCCGGTCTCGGCGGACACTGTATACCGATCGACCCGCACTATTTGGCATGGAAACTGAAATCGCTCAACTACTATTCACGCTTCATTGAACTTGCCGGAGATATCAATTCGCATATGCCGGAGTATGTTGTGGACAGAGTGACACGTGCTCTCAATGCGCGCGGTGCTGCTCTGCGCGGTGCGAAGGTTGTGGTGCTCGGAGTGGCATACAAGCGCGACATTTCTGATGTGCGCGAGTCTCCTGCGCTTGACGTGATGAAGCTGCTTGATAATCAAGGCGCGAAAATCAGTTACTGCGACCCGTATGTACCAGTGGTGCATTTCGACGATGGTGATAAGAAGTCGGTGAAGCTGACTGCGGGACTTCTGCAGTCTGCAGATATTGTGGTCGTATTGACTGACCACACTAATTTCAACTATCAGTGGATTGCTGACAACTCACAGCTGATCTTCGATACGCGCAACGCTTGCAAGCGTGTCAGGAACGGTAAGAAGAAAATAATCAGACTGTAA
- a CDS encoding OmpA family protein, protein MKRVLAALLISTLLVGALGCASMNKTEKGAVVGATAGAILGAVIGDAAGNTAAGAIIGAAVGGAAGAIIGSYMDRQAEEIRRDIEGAKVERIGEGIKITFQSGILFDVNKSDLQPIAQDNLVKLSAILNKYEDTKILVEGHTDSTGTDEHNMNLSISRTNSVGNYLAGHQVNPTRLTLIGYGEKQPTVSNSTPEGRAQNRRVEIAIFANDKLKKEAQKQAGG, encoded by the coding sequence ATGAAGAGAGTATTAGCTGCTCTGCTGATCTCAACATTGCTCGTTGGCGCGCTCGGATGCGCATCGATGAACAAGACCGAAAAAGGCGCTGTCGTAGGCGCTACTGCCGGTGCGATTCTCGGCGCTGTGATCGGTGACGCTGCAGGCAACACAGCCGCTGGTGCGATCATCGGTGCTGCTGTTGGAGGAGCTGCCGGAGCGATTATCGGTAGCTACATGGACAGGCAGGCCGAGGAAATTCGGCGCGACATCGAAGGCGCAAAGGTCGAGAGAATCGGCGAAGGCATCAAGATCACATTCCAGTCCGGAATTCTCTTCGATGTCAACAAGTCCGATCTGCAGCCGATAGCGCAAGACAATCTCGTGAAACTGTCGGCGATTCTCAACAAGTACGAAGACACCAAGATACTGGTCGAGGGACACACCGATTCGACCGGCACAGATGAACACAACATGAATTTGTCTATCAGTCGCACAAATTCGGTCGGGAATTACCTTGCAGGCCACCAGGTGAACCCAACTCGTTTGACCCTAATCGGCTACGGCGAGAAGCAGCCGACTGTTTCAAACAGCACACCCGAGGGGCGCGCGCAGAACCGCCGCGTCGAAATCGCAATCTTCGCTAATGACAAGCTGAAGAAAGAAGCACAGAAGCAAGCAGGCGGCTAA
- a CDS encoding sodium/proline symporter has protein sequence MDPTLIGFLLYLLTILIVGVITVRFTHTLADYIIAGRRLGAWVVAFSERASGESAWLLIGLPGLAWASGFSALWPAVGCTFGILFSWVFIARRLRISTEEYSAITLPDYFEARFGDDSHLLRVVSTLVIVFFFTMYVAAQFLGAGKVLNATFGISHIWGMVIGAVIILFYTILGGFFAVAWTDLFQGILMVGTLVCLPVLALVEIGGFGALADKLTAINPALVTITEGKSGWEMWSVILGGLAIGLGYMGQPHLVTRFMAIRDPKDLKKGSFIAVIWALLAFWGAVLIGILALGLYGTGFEDQEQVMPFMTNALFPAWIAGILISGAIAAMMSTADSQLLVSTSAISEDIYHQMIDSNASQRLLVTISRIATFVVAVIAFVLALSAENTVYKFVLYAWAGLGASFGPALLLSLWWKSVSRWGVLAGMISGTLTVVLWKSVFNLSDYLYELIPGFFVALMSIIVVTLVAKKKPRSD, from the coding sequence ATGGATCCGACTCTGATAGGCTTCCTGTTATATCTCCTGACAATACTGATAGTTGGCGTCATCACCGTTAGATTTACACATACGTTGGCAGATTATATAATCGCCGGGCGACGTCTCGGGGCGTGGGTTGTGGCATTCTCGGAGAGGGCTTCGGGTGAATCGGCATGGCTTCTGATAGGCCTGCCGGGGCTCGCGTGGGCATCAGGGTTCTCGGCACTATGGCCGGCAGTCGGTTGCACATTCGGAATCCTCTTCTCATGGGTGTTCATAGCGAGAAGGCTGCGAATCAGCACGGAGGAATATTCCGCAATTACGCTTCCCGACTATTTCGAGGCAAGATTCGGCGATGATTCACACCTGTTGCGGGTTGTCTCAACATTGGTGATCGTATTCTTCTTCACAATGTACGTCGCCGCTCAATTTCTCGGTGCAGGCAAAGTTCTCAATGCGACTTTCGGAATATCCCACATCTGGGGCATGGTCATCGGCGCCGTGATAATCCTCTTTTACACCATTCTCGGCGGGTTCTTTGCCGTGGCATGGACCGACCTGTTCCAGGGTATTCTGATGGTCGGCACGTTGGTTTGTCTACCCGTGCTTGCCCTGGTTGAAATCGGTGGATTCGGTGCTCTTGCCGACAAGCTTACAGCAATTAACCCCGCTTTAGTCACGATCACTGAAGGCAAGTCTGGCTGGGAGATGTGGTCTGTTATCCTGGGAGGGCTTGCAATCGGCCTCGGTTACATGGGACAGCCGCATCTGGTGACGCGGTTCATGGCAATTCGTGATCCAAAGGACTTGAAGAAAGGTTCTTTTATTGCAGTGATATGGGCACTCCTTGCATTCTGGGGAGCCGTACTTATCGGGATATTGGCACTCGGTCTTTACGGCACCGGCTTTGAAGATCAGGAACAGGTGATGCCGTTTATGACAAACGCACTGTTCCCGGCATGGATAGCCGGGATTCTGATATCGGGCGCAATTGCGGCGATGATGTCGACCGCCGACAGTCAATTGCTGGTATCGACTTCCGCGATTTCCGAAGACATATATCACCAGATGATCGACAGCAACGCATCGCAGAGATTGCTGGTCACTATCTCGCGAATCGCGACATTTGTAGTAGCGGTGATTGCTTTTGTGCTCGCTTTGTCAGCCGAAAACACCGTCTATAAGTTTGTTCTTTATGCGTGGGCGGGACTTGGAGCATCGTTTGGCCCCGCTCTGTTATTGTCGCTCTGGTGGAAGAGTGTCAGCAGGTGGGGAGTGCTTGCAGGAATGATCTCCGGTACGCTGACTGTCGTCCTCTGGAAATCCGTATTCAATCTATCCGATTATTTGTATGAGCTGATTCCGGGGTTCTTCGTTGCGTTGATGTCTATCATCGTTGTAACTTTGGTTGCTAAAAAGAAGCCTCGCTCGGACTGA
- a CDS encoding SprT family zinc-dependent metalloprotease yields the protein MRQATIQALKIHNLDLFTSDPEQEFLERVRGGHFFPDEADLLRLYDNLNVKYYCGALPNVRIEWSSRMKHAGKCIVSHLIIKLGMAYHKHYPEDIVDTLKHEMIHLKILNHGPEFKKEAARIGTTRFAKDYPGMLRGLRYLYQCPSCGETFPSRKRLRERSCGRCSKGKYDPRFKLKFIKRIDNR from the coding sequence ATGCGCCAGGCGACAATACAGGCACTCAAGATTCATAATCTCGACCTATTCACATCTGATCCCGAACAGGAATTCCTCGAAAGGGTCAGGGGCGGACATTTCTTTCCTGATGAGGCAGATCTGCTCAGGCTTTACGACAATCTCAACGTCAAGTATTATTGCGGTGCTCTTCCGAATGTGAGAATCGAATGGTCATCGAGGATGAAACATGCCGGGAAATGTATAGTGAGCCATCTGATTATCAAGCTCGGCATGGCTTACCACAAGCACTATCCTGAGGATATTGTGGATACGCTGAAACATGAAATGATTCATTTGAAGATTCTGAATCACGGTCCCGAATTCAAAAAGGAAGCTGCAAGGATTGGCACTACTCGCTTCGCAAAGGATTACCCCGGAATGCTGCGAGGACTGAGGTATTTGTATCAATGCCCGTCGTGCGGCGAGACATTCCCAAGCCGCAAGAGACTCCGCGAACGCTCGTGCGGTCGGTGCTCCAAAGGCAAATATGATCCTCGATTCAAACTTAAATTCATCAAGCGTATTGACAACAGGTAG
- a CDS encoding right-handed parallel beta-helix repeat-containing protein yields MQRIMLILLALVLLQGCAEKIDYGETVIFVSNLGDGLTGTGTPYDPFRSLETAIDSASNGSVIQLSAGVYEAVPNRYDEAECGNCEVHLTPVTATAGFHIRNKVLTIRGANRDSCIMITNAGYGLLFEQSYGSKITNVTITGGVRDSDGNATDAAVIAKYSRVTIENCNIADNTDRDTSVVVGIGGIFGRESSTLIIHGNSIRNNGWDGIALYRGAVALITDNTIDSGRGAGIGITWDSEALVQRNKVSNYWKGIGTFGNSRAVVQNNVVFDNLGWGIILTGTSFMEVRNNTIVHNGNCGLACWSEDARGVAINNIVVNNGWRDEWVCPCVGVQMWGQLRNFPVSYNNVWNNVAGNYKGMPEWTDKYGNVSVDPMFVDSLDFHIQDDSPLWHIGDPYYTDPDGTQSSMGAYGGQGDIEWRLGISDVQSSGRGRDL; encoded by the coding sequence ATGCAGAGAATCATGCTAATATTGCTGGCCTTGGTGCTGCTGCAGGGCTGTGCCGAGAAGATTGACTACGGTGAGACAGTTATATTTGTGTCTAATCTCGGTGATGGCCTCACCGGCACCGGCACTCCGTATGATCCATTCCGCTCACTCGAAACAGCGATCGATTCTGCATCCAACGGGTCGGTGATTCAGTTGTCCGCCGGTGTATATGAGGCTGTTCCGAACCGATATGATGAGGCTGAATGCGGAAATTGCGAGGTGCATCTGACGCCGGTGACTGCGACCGCCGGATTTCATATCAGAAACAAAGTGCTGACGATCCGCGGGGCAAATCGAGATAGCTGTATCATGATTACGAATGCCGGATACGGTCTGCTTTTCGAGCAGAGCTATGGTTCGAAGATCACAAATGTCACAATTACCGGTGGAGTTCGCGACAGTGACGGCAATGCGACCGATGCAGCGGTGATTGCCAAGTATTCGAGGGTAACGATTGAGAATTGCAATATTGCCGACAACACAGACCGGGATACGTCGGTCGTCGTCGGTATCGGCGGCATATTCGGGCGTGAATCATCGACGCTGATAATTCACGGCAATTCCATTCGCAACAACGGCTGGGATGGGATAGCCCTGTATCGTGGCGCGGTAGCCCTTATCACCGATAATACGATTGATTCGGGCCGAGGCGCAGGGATCGGGATTACATGGGATTCAGAGGCGCTCGTCCAGCGCAACAAGGTTTCGAATTACTGGAAGGGAATCGGCACTTTCGGCAATTCGCGAGCTGTTGTGCAGAACAACGTCGTGTTCGACAATCTCGGATGGGGAATTATCCTGACCGGGACATCATTCATGGAAGTGCGCAACAATACGATTGTGCACAATGGCAATTGCGGTCTTGCATGCTGGTCGGAGGATGCACGCGGAGTGGCGATCAACAACATAGTCGTTAACAACGGCTGGCGTGACGAATGGGTCTGTCCCTGTGTCGGCGTGCAAATGTGGGGGCAACTGCGCAATTTCCCCGTATCATACAATAACGTCTGGAACAATGTTGCGGGCAATTACAAGGGTATGCCGGAATGGACCGACAAATATGGCAATGTCTCGGTCGATCCGATGTTTGTCGATTCGCTCGATTTTCATATTCAGGACGACTCCCCATTGTGGCATATTGGCGATCCGTATTACACAGATCCTGACGGCACTCAATCTTCGATGGGAGCATACGGCGGCCAGGGGGATATCGAGTGGCGGCTGGGAATATCCGACGTTCAGAGTAGTGGGCGTGGCCGCGATCTGTGA
- a CDS encoding UDP-2,3-diacylglucosamine diphosphatase — MAVYFISDVHLGHDSEAKEREKLRKLEGFFRMVASNGEHLYILGDLFDFWFEYKHAIPKDHLKVLFLLSQLVDSGVKLSYVTGNHDFWLGDMLTRHLDIEVFRDATTVTHEGKNIYLIHGDGLAKADHGYRILKRIMQNRVNIFLYRQIPPDIGIPFAKWCSRTSRKHSSGVPKSSFVQEYRDFAENKLREGYDCVMIGHTHHPERIEFESGIYINTGDWYENFTYAVLTNGRFELKFWEMP, encoded by the coding sequence ATGGCGGTATATTTCATCTCCGATGTGCATCTCGGGCACGATAGCGAAGCAAAAGAGCGCGAGAAGCTGCGTAAGCTCGAGGGATTCTTCCGGATGGTCGCATCCAACGGGGAGCATCTCTATATCCTCGGCGACCTTTTCGATTTCTGGTTCGAATACAAACACGCCATCCCGAAAGACCATCTCAAAGTTCTCTTCCTGCTCTCGCAGCTCGTCGATTCGGGCGTCAAGCTGTCATACGTCACCGGCAATCATGACTTCTGGCTTGGAGATATGCTGACACGCCATCTCGATATCGAAGTTTTCAGAGATGCCACCACTGTCACACATGAAGGCAAGAACATCTATCTCATCCACGGCGACGGTCTGGCAAAGGCTGATCACGGCTACCGAATCCTGAAACGCATCATGCAAAATAGGGTCAATATCTTCCTCTACCGGCAGATCCCCCCCGATATCGGGATACCGTTTGCCAAATGGTGTTCGCGCACAAGCCGCAAGCATTCGTCGGGCGTTCCGAAGAGTTCATTCGTGCAGGAATATCGCGATTTTGCCGAGAACAAACTCCGCGAGGGTTACGACTGCGTAATGATAGGCCACACGCATCACCCGGAGCGAATCGAATTCGAGAGCGGCATCTATATCAACACGGGCGATTGGTACGAGAACTTTACGTATGCGGTGTTGACGAATGGCCGGTTTGAGTTGAAGTTTTGGGAGATGCCGTAG
- a CDS encoding glycosyltransferase family 39 protein translates to MKKHPFLVVIIVAVALRILAAIFSQGYMAHDDHFETVRIAWAWQHEGIFLDDGTLRWEGKPEIGVLRSVVYNLSLLGIMKITSAFGVEHLDVHMYFDRLIHVLLSLLPVIFGYRYLKEETDTETALAGGLILGAHFFMPFFAARNLVEMVSADLLLPALYYAHRSMKRGSDIDACVAALFGGLAFMIRMHVGLALIFVPFAMVIQNRRWRQAAIFSTAMLVVVALQGVLDVYTHGEFLGSVSNYIIGNMSQPPTIPGPWYKYILVLFGIMIPPFAILFVGSIFMKRVIRNHLILWSSLILFVAGHSAVVNKQERFVIPIFPVLIVLGCVGLYYLYKSGGWYFRWRGLRLALWGWFIVLNIILVIPFTFNYAHRGAVDPMVYLSRQDDVDGVLFDCSARKKWLPYDYWDYRKPNSVKLTPTYSINEAIVRGDLSADSPPSYVVVFTDGYPTDQIAHYSELLGRYELVHHGRPSLMDLILHRLNPKYNHKNESWVLRLIDDAPYSRLIQQLFPFHFSTI, encoded by the coding sequence ATGAAGAAGCATCCGTTTCTCGTCGTGATAATCGTCGCGGTCGCCTTGCGAATACTCGCGGCTATTTTCTCGCAGGGTTACATGGCGCACGATGACCATTTCGAGACTGTGCGCATCGCCTGGGCTTGGCAGCACGAGGGGATTTTCCTTGATGACGGCACTCTCCGATGGGAAGGCAAGCCGGAAATCGGAGTGCTGCGCAGCGTTGTCTACAATCTGTCTCTGCTTGGTATCATGAAGATAACTTCGGCATTCGGTGTCGAGCATCTGGATGTGCATATGTATTTCGACCGGCTCATCCACGTGCTCCTGTCGCTGCTGCCGGTAATATTCGGCTATCGGTATTTGAAAGAAGAGACCGATACCGAGACTGCGCTTGCCGGTGGGCTGATCCTCGGCGCACATTTCTTCATGCCATTTTTCGCTGCTCGAAACCTGGTCGAGATGGTCTCAGCCGATCTTCTCCTACCGGCGCTTTACTATGCGCATCGAAGTATGAAGCGAGGTTCTGATATCGACGCGTGTGTTGCAGCCCTGTTTGGAGGGCTGGCGTTTATGATCCGGATGCATGTTGGGCTCGCGCTAATATTTGTGCCGTTCGCGATGGTCATTCAGAACCGGCGATGGCGGCAGGCAGCCATTTTCAGCACAGCGATGCTCGTCGTAGTCGCCCTGCAAGGTGTGCTCGATGTCTACACTCATGGCGAATTCCTCGGCAGCGTATCGAATTACATCATCGGCAATATGTCGCAACCACCTACGATACCGGGGCCATGGTACAAATATATACTCGTGCTCTTTGGCATCATGATTCCGCCCTTCGCGATACTGTTCGTCGGTTCAATATTCATGAAGCGAGTCATCCGCAATCACCTGATCTTGTGGTCGTCGCTGATTCTGTTCGTCGCGGGACACTCCGCCGTCGTCAACAAGCAGGAACGGTTTGTCATCCCGATATTCCCCGTGCTGATTGTACTCGGCTGTGTCGGCTTGTATTATCTCTACAAGAGTGGCGGATGGTATTTCAGATGGCGCGGACTTCGGCTGGCGCTTTGGGGTTGGTTTATTGTGCTGAACATCATTCTCGTCATTCCGTTCACATTCAATTACGCGCACCGTGGGGCTGTCGATCCGATGGTCTATCTGTCGCGGCAGGATGATGTCGATGGCGTACTGTTCGATTGCTCCGCGCGCAAGAAATGGCTGCCGTACGATTATTGGGACTACCGCAAACCGAATTCTGTCAAGCTGACGCCGACGTACAGTATCAACGAGGCAATCGTGCGTGGCGACCTCTCGGCAGATTCACCGCCGAGTTATGTGGTAGTATTCACCGACGGCTACCCCACTGATCAGATCGCCCACTACTCAGAGCTGCTCGGCAGATACGAGCTGGTGCATCATGGCAGACCATCGCTGATGGACTTGATCCTTCACAGACTCAACCCGAAGTACAACCACAAGAACGAGTCGTGGGTGCTGAGGTTAATAGATGATGCACCGTACTCGCGGTTGATCCAGCAACTATTCCCTTTCCATTTCTCCACGATTTGA
- a CDS encoding DUF362 domain-containing protein, protein MKKTGKAAAASALFGAGYLLADSRPDFPVEKKALGIHLKYAIDDPILAQKLAVARDDSPARLVERALLALGGIGQFVSKGDRVVIKPNVGWDRVPEQAANTNPEAVAQMVRMCLAAGAREVIVTDVTCNDQRRTFLRSGIQADAEKAGAKVPLSTDSDFTEIDLGGQVLTVWPVLRHMIEADKFINMPIAKHHSLTGATLGMKNLYGIIGGRRNQLHQKIDQSIVDLATFMKPTLVVADCYRVLMRNGPVGGNLDDVKECRAVVAGIDQVAVDAYLTRFLDKTPEDVSHIALAHRAGLGGMNLDHITILDG, encoded by the coding sequence TTGAAGAAGACTGGCAAGGCTGCCGCAGCATCAGCGCTGTTCGGGGCGGGCTATCTTCTGGCAGATTCAAGACCTGATTTCCCTGTGGAAAAAAAGGCTCTTGGGATCCATCTCAAATATGCAATCGACGATCCGATTCTCGCACAGAAGCTCGCCGTTGCACGAGACGATTCGCCTGCCAGACTCGTCGAAAGAGCGTTGCTGGCTCTTGGCGGGATCGGTCAGTTTGTCTCGAAAGGTGACCGAGTCGTGATAAAGCCGAATGTCGGCTGGGATCGTGTACCGGAGCAGGCTGCCAACACGAATCCGGAAGCGGTCGCGCAGATGGTAAGGATGTGCCTGGCTGCCGGTGCAAGAGAGGTCATCGTTACAGATGTTACCTGCAACGATCAGCGGCGGACATTCCTCCGTTCCGGAATTCAGGCAGATGCTGAAAAAGCTGGCGCGAAGGTTCCCCTCTCGACAGACAGCGATTTCACTGAGATTGATCTCGGTGGTCAAGTCCTGACCGTATGGCCGGTGCTCAGACACATGATCGAGGCTGACAAGTTTATCAATATGCCGATTGCGAAGCATCACAGCCTCACCGGCGCGACTCTCGGCATGAAGAATCTTTACGGCATCATTGGTGGCAGGCGGAATCAGCTTCACCAGAAGATTGATCAGTCTATTGTCGATCTGGCGACATTCATGAAGCCGACTCTTGTGGTGGCGGACTGCTATCGCGTGTTAATGCGCAATGGACCGGTCGGTGGAAATCTTGATGATGTGAAGGAATGCCGCGCTGTTGTCGCCGGAATAGACCAGGTTGCTGTCGACGCGTATCTCACGCGCTTCCTCGATAAGACACCGGAGGATGTGAGCCACATCGCGCTTGCTCATCGAGCGGGGCTCGGCGGCATGAATCTGGATCATATAACGATTCTGGACGGTTAG